GCGGAACATGCGGCGGAGGACCTGCCCTACTACCCCGGGACGGTGCATCTAGTTGTTGGGCGGCGGTTCCGGGCGCGGCAGTTCGGCCGTCGCCAGGACCTTGAGCGTGTCCGGGTCGAGCTTCATGACCTGGCCTCCGCTCACGACATAGACCCCGCCGGCGCTGACGGCGATGGCGGCGCCGCCGCCACCGGGCGGGCCACCCATCATGCCCGGCCCCATGCCGCCGCCGGGCGGCTGAGCCAGCGCGTAGGACAGCACACCGGCGAGAACCAGTACGACACACACTGCGGCAACCACCAACACCCGCTTGCGCATCTGTTTGCCTCCTGATTGCGGGTTAGCTCACTGTGCTGGCACGATATCCGATGCCGATGACAGGAGCCCCCACGGCAACATGACGAATCTGTAATCCGACGCATACTTGTGAGGTACCACCCCTTCTGCTACCATCGCGCCATGCACATCCTGTTGGTTGAGGACGAGAGGAAGATCGCCACCTTCGTCCGCCGCGCGCTGGAGGAACAGGGCTTCACGGTCGAGTACGTGGCCGACGGTGATGAGGCCTACGTACGCGCGCATGGCGGCCAGTACGACCTCATCGTTCTCGATATCATGATCCCCGGGCGCGACGGTCTGAGCATCCTGCGCAGCCTCCGCGACGAGCGCAACGCCGTACCAGTCGTCCTGCTGACCGCCCGCGGCGCCCTCGACGAGCGCCTCCATGGCCTGAACATCGGCGCCGATGACTATGTAACCAAACCCTTCTTCATTGAGGAACTGGTCGCCCGGGTACATGCCGTCATCCGGCGCTCCTCGGGGGAGAGTCTGTCGGTGCTGCAGGCCGACGACCTGACGGTCAACCTCATCACCCGGGAGGTGACACGCGGGGGCCAGCCGATCGAGCTGACGGTCCGCGAATTCAGCCTCCTGGAGTTCCTGATGCGCGCCCCCGGGCGTGTTCTGCCCCGCACCCAGATTCTCGAGCACGTCTGGGGCTATGACTTTGACCCCTGCAGCAACCTGGTGGATGTCTACGTCCAGCGCGTCCGCAAGAAGCTCAGCCCCCGCGGCGAGCCGCAGCTCATTGACACCGTGCGCGGGGTCGGCTACCGCTTCCGCAGCACGCGGGGGAGCGCGCCATGAAGCGCCCGCGCTCGTTCCGTGCGCAGATCGTCCTGTCCACCGTCGGCATCTCGGGTGTCGTGCTGCTGCTCTTTGCGCTGGTGACGTGGAACACGGTCCGCCTTGCCGGCCTGCAGCGCCTGGACCGCGACATCGCCAGCGACCTGGAGCCCCAACTGGCGGTGGACAGCGACACCGGGCGCTGGGGCGGCTTCGAGCGGGCCCTGCAGATGGTCTACGGCGGCCGCCAGCCGCACGCCTTCATCCTGCTGGTCAAGGACGCCCAGGGCCAGGTGGTGCGCCAGTCGAGTGACTGGCCGGCGGAGATCTCCGTTGACAGCTTCCCGGCGCCTATCACGAACGACCCGCGTCTGCGCCCGGCCTCGCCCCCGACCAGCATTCCGCCCCCACCGCCCCCGCATCACCAGCCCATCAACACTCCCGGGGCGCGACAGTGGAGGCCTGAGGCGCAGCCACCCCGCCTGGCGCCGAAGATGCGCCTGGTGACCCCGGCCACGTTCTCGGCGCACTGGGGCAATGGTGTCCACTGGCGTCTGGGCACAATGGCCAACGGGTCGGTGCGCGTGGTGCTGGGCCTGAACCTGACCCGTCTGGACGCGGAGATGGCCCGGCTGGGGACGGCCTTCGCACTGGCGCTGCTGGCAGCCCTGGCGGCCATCGCGGCGGCCAGTTGGGTGCTATCGGGACGTTCGCTCCGGCCCCTGGGGCGCCTCAGCGACGTCGCCGAGGCCGTCACGGCCACCCGCCTGGACCACCGCCTCCCCACCGCAGGCACCGAAGTCGAGCTGCTACGCCTGGTGACGGTCTTCAACGAGATGCTAGACCGCCTGGAGCGGAGCTTCCATCAAGCCGTGCGGTTCAGCGCCGATGCCGCCCATGAGCTGCAGACCCCCCTCACGATTCTGCAGGGCGAGTTGGAGCAGGCACTCCAGGCCGCCGACAGCGGCGACGACCAGCGCGTCTACGCCGAGCTGCTCGAGGAGGTCCAGCGGCTCAAGAACATCGTCCGCAAGCTGCTGCTGCTCTCCCGCGTGGACGCCGGGGAGATGCAACCCGCCCTCCACCCCGTCAACCTCTCCCAGGCCGCCGAGGCGATCCGCGAGGACACCGATGCGATGGCGCCCCACCTCACGCTGACGACCGATCTGCAGCCGGACGTGTGGGTCATGGCCGATGCCGACCTGCTCCAGCAGGTCCTGGCCAACCTCGCCAGCAACGCCATGAAGTACAACCGACCCGACGGGAGTATCGAGGTGGCCCTGAGCGCTGCCCCGCCGATGGCCCGGCTAGGCTTCGCCAACACAGGCCCGCAGATTGCGCCGGAGAACCGCGAACGGGCGTTCGATCGTTTCTACCGCGCCGACCCCGCTCGTGGCCGGGACGTGGACGGTGTCGGGCTGGGCCTGAGCCTGGCGCGCGAGATCGCCCGTCTCCACCGTGGTGACGTGACCATCCAGGAGAGCACCCAGGAGCGGACGGTCTTCGTCCTCACCCTCCCCCTGGCCCCGCGATAGGTCGCGTGCGACGTCCGGTACGCCCGACACTCCTGTCGGGCGGTGTCGTCGGTCGCCCCACAAGAGTGTCGGGCGTACCACAGCCCACGGCAGCCCCTACCCTTGCTTTCCCCCCCGGTTGTGCTATAATCACTCCTGACAGCCCGGCAAAGCTGTCAGGCTTCACCCGCCATCTACCGCAACACTTTCGACGACGCCTGGAGGGTGGGCAAACTTGCCGAAGAGCAACACCCCGCGGAACGGCGAAGACCGACTCCGCAAAGATCTTTTCGCCATCGCGTTTCTCACGTTGGGCGCGTTCGTCCTCGCGGCGCTGATCTTCAGCGCCCGTGGCGGCGTGCTGACCGAGGCCCTGGCCCATGGTCTGACCGTCCTGCTGGGCGTCGGGGCCTTCGGCGTCCCCATTGTCGCCTTCGCTCTGGCCGCCTTCTACGGCCTTGAACACCCGCCTGTCACCCCCACCCGCGCGCTCATCGGCATCGCCCTGCTGTTCGTGGCGGTGCTCACCGCCGTGCACATCCAGACCCCCGCCCCGCTGCCGACCGACGACGCTGCCGCCCACGACACGCTCCGGGAGCGCTTCGCGTACCTCTTCGAGGAGGACACGCTGCTCAGCCGCGGCGGCTACCTGGGGGCCGGGTTCGCCTTCGTCTTCCTGACCACTGCGGGCCCGCTGGGGAGCTACATCATCCTGTGCGGCGTCGCAGCCATGGCGCTGGTGCTGATCACCCAGGGCACGATGCCCCTGTTCATCGGCTGGTTGCGTCGCGCGGCCGGGCGCGGCTGGCAGGCGGCCAACGGGGGCCTCAACGGCCTGCAGCAGCGCCGCCGGCCGTCATCCCCCCGAGCGCCCAACAGCACCAAGCGAGGTGCTTCCCGCCGCGCCCCCCCGTCCGGGCCCATCGTGGACCTGGAAGATGACCTGCCCGAGCGCGTGCCCGAGCCCGACCCGGCCCCGGCTGAGCCGGAGCCGCCGGTCCCCGAGCCGCTGCATGGCACCTCAGCCACGCCGCTCGCGCCTGCCCCTCAGGCGCCGCCCGCCCGGGAGGCCCCCGCCGGCGCCGTTCCCGACACCGACCCCCTGCCGGGCAACCATACCGAAGCCTCGGCCCGGGGTGGGCCGGCCTCGGTAGCAGTGATGGAGGCGCCCACGAAGGCCAAGAGCGCCCCGCGCGGCAAGGCGACCCAGCCTACCTTGCTTTCCGGCGACGCGCTCTACCAGCTCCCCCCCACCAGCCTCATGACGGAGTACCCTGAGGAGGAGGAGAGCAAGGAAGACCGGGCCATCGCCGCCGAGAACATCATCAAGCTGGAAGACACCCTCGAGAGCTTTGGCATCCACGCGAAGGTGACCCACTACGAGCGCGGGCCGGTGCTGACGCGCTACGAGGTGGAGCCGGAGCGCGGCATCCGCGTCAACCAGGTGGCCCGCCACACCGATGACCTGCGCATGGCCATGGCGGCCTGGGACGTGCGCGTGGAGGCCCCCATCCCTGGCAAGTCGGCCGTGGGCATTGAGGTCCCCAACAAGAAGAAGACCATCGTGGGCCTGCGCTCGCTCATCGAGTGCCAGGACTTCCGCGGCCACAGCTCCTCGTTGGCGGTCGCGCTGGGCCGGGACATCGCCGGCTACCCGGTCGTCTGCGACCTCGTGCAGATGCCCCACCTGCTCGTCGCCGGGGCCACCAACGCCGGCAAGAGCGTCTGCCTGCACTCGATCATCGTCAGCCTGCTCATGAGCGCCCGCCCCAGCGAAGTGCAGCTCATCATGATTGACCCCAAACGGGTCGAACTGAACCTGTACGAGGGCATCCCGCACCTCATGTCGCCGGTCGTGCACACCGTTCAGCAGGCCTCGGATGTGCTGCGCAAGGCCATCCGCGAGATGGAGAAGCGCTACGACCAGTTCGCGCGGGTCAGCGCGGCCAACATCGCCGAATACAACTTCTTCACCGCCGGGGCGCAGTTGGCTGCCGGACGCCAGGAGATCGGCCTGGACACGCTCCAGAAGCGCCTGAAGCTCGACGAGTCCAAGTCGCGCCGCCTGATGGACATGATGGAATGGGGCGGCGTGGTGCTGGAGAACGTGGAGAAGGACGAGATGTGGCGCGTCTGCATTGACGAGAACGACGCCCGCACCGTGCCGCTCCCGCGTGTCGTGATCGTCATTGACGAGTTGGCCGACCTGATGATGCAGGCCCGCGCGGAGTTTGAGTTCAGCATCTGCCGCATCGCCCAACTCGCTCGCGCCACCGGCATCCACCTGGTCATCGCCACCCAGCGCCCCTCGGTCAAGGTGGTCACCGGCAACATCAAGGCCAATATCCCCTCCCGCATCGCGTTGTCGGTGGCGTCGCAGGTAGACTCGCGCACGATCCTCGACGGCATCGGCGCCGAACGCCTCATCGGCCGGGGCGACATGCTCTACGCGCCCATTGACGCCAGCAAGCCCCGCCGCGCGCAAGGCGCGTTCGTGTCACGCCAGGAGATCGAGACCATCGCCGAGTTCTGCCGCCGTCAGGGCGAGCCGGCCTACTCGATCATTCCCGAAGTGCCCGAGGAAGAGGACTACTCCGGCGACGCCGAGCCCAGCGACGCCCTCTATGCCGACGCCGTGCGGTATGTTGTGGCCGAGGGCGAGGCTTCCGTCTCGATGATCCAGCGCCGCTTCAAGGTCGGCTACGCGCGCGCCGGGCGACTGATTGACATGATGGCCCAACGGGGCGTCGTCGGCCCCAGTCAGGGCTCCAAGCCGCGCCAGGTGCTCATCGGCACGGCCTTTGTGGACGCCGCCCTGGGCCTGGCGCCCACCGCGACCGAGGCCCCCACCTCGGCCTTCGACGACCTGCCGGAGCCCAAGCTGGACGAAGACGAAGCCGAGTTGCTCGAGCAGGCGGACGACGACTAGCACGGGGCGCAGCGGCCTGCCGCTCCCGGTGCCCGCAGCAGACATCACAGCCTGAGACATAGCCATGTCTGAACCCACCGCCGACGCCCGCGCGACGACCGCCTCCGAGGCTGCCCCCGGGGGCCGCAAGCACCGTCGCAACACCCTCAATGACCTCACCGGGCGGGACTGGATCAAGTTCACAAAGTCCTGGTTCATCTGCGACTCGCGTCGCTATCTGAAGAACAAGGCCACGGAGCTGCACCCGGCGCGCTACCCTGAGGAAATGGTGAGCGAGTTCATCCAGTTCTTCACCAAACCGGGCGAATGGGTGCTGGACCCCTTCTGCGGCAGCGGCGCCACGCTGGTCGCCTGCCAGGAGACAGGCCGGCATGGTGTCGGGATCGAGCTATCGGCGGAGTACGCGCAGGTAGCTCGCCGGCGGCTCCTGTCCCTGGATTGCGAGACAGAGTGGCACGTCCTGGAAGGCGATTCCCGCGACGTCTCCTCACTGCTGGGCAGTGCGGGCTTCCAGCCCGCCAAAGGCCAGGAGACGAGCGACTCAGGACGGGCTGGAAGCCCGCACTACGCCGAGGCAATCGGCGAGTTGGATACCCCGCCCGGTCTCCCGGCCTCCCCTCTCCCCCACCAGTACGACTTCATCATCACCTCCCCGCCCTATTTCGACATGCTCCGCAAGAGCCGGGGCGGGGTGGACTCCGCCGCCAAGAAGCGTGCCCGCGCCGGCCTGGGCACCCACTATGGCGATGATCGCCGTGACCTGGGCAACATCACCAGCTACGAAGACTTCGTGGAAGCCCTGGGCCTGATCTTCGACGACATGCACGACCTGCTGCGGCCGGGGCGCTACCTGGTCGCCGTGATCCAGAATCTGCGTGACACCGACGGCGAGGTGCGGCCGTTGGCGTGGGACCTTGCCCGCCGCCTGTCGCAGCGTTTCAGCTTCCAGGGCGAACGCGTCTGGTGCCAGAACAGCAAGCCCCTGGGCATCTGGGGCTATCCGACCGTGTTTGTCCCCAACGTGCACCACCATTACTGCCTGATCTTCCGCGTCAGGCCGGACGCCTTTGCCGGGGGTAGAGAGCACCGATGAGCAATGACATCAAGGTCGCCCTGGTATCGTTGGGGTGCCCCAAGAACCTGGTCGACTCCGAGCACATCCTGGGGGCCCTCACGGCCCAGGGCTACACGATCGTCGAGGAGAACGAGCAGGCGGACGTCATCATCGTCAACACCTGCGCCTTCATCCGGCCGGCGGAGGAAGAGGCGGTCGAGGCGCTGCTGGACCTGGCGGACCTCAAGCAGGGCCAGGCGAAGGCGCTCATCTGCGCGGGCTGTCTGACGCAGCGCCGCGGGAGCGACCTGCTGACGGCCATGCCGGAGGTGGATGCCTTCACGGGCGTTGGCGTCGGGGCACGGATGCCCGAGGTGGTCGAGCGCGTCCTGGCCGGGGAGCGCCTGTACCTGGAGTCCGACCTGGGTTGCCTCGAGACGGCCGCTTCGCCCCGCTGGCGGTCGGCCCCTGAGTGGTCGGCCTACCTGAAGATCGCTGATGGCTGCTCCAACCGCTGCTCTTACTGCACCATCCCGGACATCCGCGGGGAGTACCGCAGCCGTCCCCCAACTGACATCGCCGACGAGTTCGGGCAGTTGGTCGCGGGCGGGGTCCGCGAGGTCTGCCTCATCGCGCAGGACACCACGATGTACGGCTACGACCTATCGGAGCGCGTGAATCTGGCCGACTTGTTGCACCGTCTGGCCGAGGTGCCCTTCGACGGGTGGGTGCGCGTGATGTACATGCACCCCGAGCACGTGTCCGACGCGCTGCTGGAGGCGATGGCCGCGCTGCCCGTTGTCGTCGCCTACCTCGACATCCCGCTGCAGCATGTCTCCAAGAGTGTCCTGTACCGCATGGGACGGCGGGGCACGAAGGATGACTGCCTGGAGCTCGTCCGCCGCGTCCGCAGCTTCATGCCGGAGGCCGCGATCCGCACCACCTTCATGACCGGCTTCCCCCAGGAGACCGAGGGCGACTTCGAGGCCCTCCTCGACTTCCTGCAGGAGGCCCGCCTGGATCGTGTGTCGGCCTTCCGCTTCTGGCCCGAGGGGGGCACGCCGGCGGCGGTCATGCCCAACCAGATCCCCGACGAGGTGCGCGATGAGCGGTTGGCGCGCCTCCTCGCGGTCCAGGAGATGATCTCCCTGGAGAAGAACCGCGAGTTCGTGGGGCACCGCCTCCGGGTGCTGGTGGAAGAGCAGGTCGAGGGTCTCTGGAAGGGCCGGTCGTATCGCGATGCTCCCGAGATTGACGGCGAGGTCAAGATCATCGTCCCGCCCGGAGGCGCCGCCCCGGCCGCCGGGCAGTTTGTGGAGGTCGAGATCACGCGCGCGGAAGTGCACGACGTGGAGGGCACGCTCTAGGGCAACCCCTCCCCCGCCGCACCACGCGCCAAGGACGGGGACCACATGCTCAGGGATCAGGTTGCAGCGCACTACCTGGCCGATGTGGCGTGTGAGGTGCTGTTCCGGTATCCGGGCCCGATGCCCTGGAACGACCTGTGGCGCCGGGTGACGGCCCTCGCGCCGGTGGATGGGGACACGCTGGAAGCCGTTCTGGCGGAGGACGTACGCTTCGTGCCGCTAGCCGGACGGTGGGACCTGGCGCCACGCCTGGAGGCCCAGGAGCGGCCGCTCGGGGGAGCACTGGAGGGGCTATTGGAGTGCTATGGCAAGCCCATGCCCCGGGTCGTACTGATCGCCGAGCTGTGCCTTGGCCGCCCTGGTTCGCCTCCCCAGACGGACCAACTGCTGGCCCGCCTGCTCGCCTCCAGCCGCGATCTCGCGGCCTTCGATGATTGCCTCTATTGCACCAGTTGGCTGCCCCGCCTGGGCGCTAACGATCCCCAGGGCCTCCTCTTCATCAACCAGTTGACGGATGACGAGGCCTTCCGGTCCCTCCACCGCAAGCTGCTGGCCGCGCAGCACCGCCAGCGCCAGATCCTCGACACCGCCGAGGCGGTGCTGAAGGCCGCGCGCGTGCCGTTGCACAACCGCGCGCTGGGGCTGGTGCTCCATGCCCACCATGCTGAGCGCTTCGCCCCGGCCACGACCCTCGCCGACATGGCTTCCGACGACCGCTTCGTGTGCCTGAGCGGCCCGGCGTGGGCCCTAAGCACCCAGGAGAAGGCGTGGCGCAAGGCCCTCGCCCCCAGGGAAGCCCCCGCGCCGACCCCAGAGCGCCCTCTCGACTTTGTCCAGATCCTGCAGGCTCCGGCCTCCGAGCGTGTCCGGCTGGGGGAGGAGGACATGGAGGCGCTGCAGCAGTTCGCCGAGGCCCTGCGGACCCCCATCGGGGTCCTGGAGGCTGTCCAGGGCGCACTGGGCCTGCGCCCGCGCCAGCGCCACTTCCCCGGAGCCGTCCATGCCGTGGAGGGAGCCTTCGCCGCCGACCTGTCACTGACCCGCCTGCGTCCAGGGACGTACCTGCGCCGCCGGGCTGTGCCCCCGTGGGCCAATGAGGTGCCCGAGGCATTGCGTCCGGTGCACGGGCCGCTTACCCTGGGTGAGACCGACGAGGCGCTAGTCCCGATCGCCGAGTTGCCTGCCCAGCTGGCCGACGAGGTCCTGGACCCCGCCTACGAAGACATCGGTGAGACCGAGTTGACGGTCGTCGAGGAGCCGCTGACGGAGATCAGCCTCACCATTCCCTGGCACCACTGGCGCTGCGGCACCCTCATGCTGCGCCAGCGCGATCGCAGCTTCTTCCGTCTGCCGGCATCGCTGACTCTGCTGACCCTACACACGCCCGACGACCGCCGCCTCCCCGTGTGGGCCAACAGCCAGACTTCCCTGCTCTACGGCCTGCTGACCTGGTATGATGAGGTCCTGCCGCCGTCGGGGGCCATCGTGACACTCAGCCGGACGGATGAGCCGGACGTGCTGGTCCTGGAGTACAACGAGGAGACAGACCACGCGGCGCGGATCGGGGCAGACCGCATGGCGCAGCTCCTGGCCCTGCGCGACCGTCTCCAGCGCCGCCCGACGACCCTGGCGGAGACCGTGGCGACGGTGCTTCAGGGCCACGCCAAGGGCCTGGCCTTCGATCCGCTCTGGTTCCAGCTCAACATCGTGCGCCGCACCACCCGCCACCAGCTGGCTTCGGCGCTGATGCTGGCCGAGGCCCTGCAGC
The bacterium genome window above contains:
- the rimO gene encoding 30S ribosomal protein S12 methylthiotransferase RimO; amino-acid sequence: MSNDIKVALVSLGCPKNLVDSEHILGALTAQGYTIVEENEQADVIIVNTCAFIRPAEEEAVEALLDLADLKQGQAKALICAGCLTQRRGSDLLTAMPEVDAFTGVGVGARMPEVVERVLAGERLYLESDLGCLETAASPRWRSAPEWSAYLKIADGCSNRCSYCTIPDIRGEYRSRPPTDIADEFGQLVAGGVREVCLIAQDTTMYGYDLSERVNLADLLHRLAEVPFDGWVRVMYMHPEHVSDALLEAMAALPVVVAYLDIPLQHVSKSVLYRMGRRGTKDDCLELVRRVRSFMPEAAIRTTFMTGFPQETEGDFEALLDFLQEARLDRVSAFRFWPEGGTPAAVMPNQIPDEVRDERLARLLAVQEMISLEKNREFVGHRLRVLVEEQVEGLWKGRSYRDAPEIDGEVKIIVPPGGAAPAAGQFVEVEITRAEVHDVEGTL
- a CDS encoding response regulator transcription factor codes for the protein MHILLVEDERKIATFVRRALEEQGFTVEYVADGDEAYVRAHGGQYDLIVLDIMIPGRDGLSILRSLRDERNAVPVVLLTARGALDERLHGLNIGADDYVTKPFFIEELVARVHAVIRRSSGESLSVLQADDLTVNLITREVTRGGQPIELTVREFSLLEFLMRAPGRVLPRTQILEHVWGYDFDPCSNLVDVYVQRVRKKLSPRGEPQLIDTVRGVGYRFRSTRGSAP
- a CDS encoding DNA translocase FtsK, which translates into the protein MPKSNTPRNGEDRLRKDLFAIAFLTLGAFVLAALIFSARGGVLTEALAHGLTVLLGVGAFGVPIVAFALAAFYGLEHPPVTPTRALIGIALLFVAVLTAVHIQTPAPLPTDDAAAHDTLRERFAYLFEEDTLLSRGGYLGAGFAFVFLTTAGPLGSYIILCGVAAMALVLITQGTMPLFIGWLRRAAGRGWQAANGGLNGLQQRRRPSSPRAPNSTKRGASRRAPPSGPIVDLEDDLPERVPEPDPAPAEPEPPVPEPLHGTSATPLAPAPQAPPAREAPAGAVPDTDPLPGNHTEASARGGPASVAVMEAPTKAKSAPRGKATQPTLLSGDALYQLPPTSLMTEYPEEEESKEDRAIAAENIIKLEDTLESFGIHAKVTHYERGPVLTRYEVEPERGIRVNQVARHTDDLRMAMAAWDVRVEAPIPGKSAVGIEVPNKKKTIVGLRSLIECQDFRGHSSSLAVALGRDIAGYPVVCDLVQMPHLLVAGATNAGKSVCLHSIIVSLLMSARPSEVQLIMIDPKRVELNLYEGIPHLMSPVVHTVQQASDVLRKAIREMEKRYDQFARVSAANIAEYNFFTAGAQLAAGRQEIGLDTLQKRLKLDESKSRRLMDMMEWGGVVLENVEKDEMWRVCIDENDARTVPLPRVVIVIDELADLMMQARAEFEFSICRIAQLARATGIHLVIATQRPSVKVVTGNIKANIPSRIALSVASQVDSRTILDGIGAERLIGRGDMLYAPIDASKPRRAQGAFVSRQEIETIAEFCRRQGEPAYSIIPEVPEEEDYSGDAEPSDALYADAVRYVVAEGEASVSMIQRRFKVGYARAGRLIDMMAQRGVVGPSQGSKPRQVLIGTAFVDAALGLAPTATEAPTSAFDDLPEPKLDEDEAELLEQADDD
- a CDS encoding site-specific DNA-methyltransferase codes for the protein MSEPTADARATTASEAAPGGRKHRRNTLNDLTGRDWIKFTKSWFICDSRRYLKNKATELHPARYPEEMVSEFIQFFTKPGEWVLDPFCGSGATLVACQETGRHGVGIELSAEYAQVARRRLLSLDCETEWHVLEGDSRDVSSLLGSAGFQPAKGQETSDSGRAGSPHYAEAIGELDTPPGLPASPLPHQYDFIITSPPYFDMLRKSRGGVDSAAKKRARAGLGTHYGDDRRDLGNITSYEDFVEALGLIFDDMHDLLRPGRYLVAVIQNLRDTDGEVRPLAWDLARRLSQRFSFQGERVWCQNSKPLGIWGYPTVFVPNVHHHYCLIFRVRPDAFAGGREHR
- a CDS encoding HAMP domain-containing protein, whose product is MKRPRSFRAQIVLSTVGISGVVLLLFALVTWNTVRLAGLQRLDRDIASDLEPQLAVDSDTGRWGGFERALQMVYGGRQPHAFILLVKDAQGQVVRQSSDWPAEISVDSFPAPITNDPRLRPASPPTSIPPPPPPHHQPINTPGARQWRPEAQPPRLAPKMRLVTPATFSAHWGNGVHWRLGTMANGSVRVVLGLNLTRLDAEMARLGTAFALALLAALAAIAAASWVLSGRSLRPLGRLSDVAEAVTATRLDHRLPTAGTEVELLRLVTVFNEMLDRLERSFHQAVRFSADAAHELQTPLTILQGELEQALQAADSGDDQRVYAELLEEVQRLKNIVRKLLLLSRVDAGEMQPALHPVNLSQAAEAIREDTDAMAPHLTLTTDLQPDVWVMADADLLQQVLANLASNAMKYNRPDGSIEVALSAAPPMARLGFANTGPQIAPENRERAFDRFYRADPARGRDVDGVGLGLSLAREIARLHRGDVTIQESTQERTVFVLTLPLAPR